Proteins found in one Campylobacter lari genomic segment:
- a CDS encoding prohibitin family protein has product MPADLNDYFNKKNNQNNNKQNLNFKAPEFNFKGFGKFSPLIYSAIAIILVFALFKPFAIVNSGEMGIKSTTGKYSPTPLEPGLHFFMPVLQKITIVDTRVRQINYASIEGVNENLQIGSGVVNKNSISVLDSRGLPVSIDVTVQYRLNPLQVPQTIATWGLNWENKIIDPVVRDVVRNVVGQYTAEELPTNRNTIAVQIDQGIRKTIESQPNEPAELQAVQLREIILPIKVKEQIERVQIAKQEAERTKYEVERANQEALKKAALAEGEANATIISAKGRASAVKIEADAQAYSNREIAKSLNNPLLDLKQIETQKQFNEALKVNKDAKIFLTPGGAVPNIWVDSKDSKRTSSVAN; this is encoded by the coding sequence ATGCCAGCTGATTTGAATGATTATTTTAATAAAAAAAACAATCAAAACAACAATAAGCAAAATTTAAATTTCAAAGCCCCAGAATTTAATTTCAAAGGTTTTGGAAAATTTTCTCCATTAATTTATAGTGCGATTGCGATTATTTTAGTTTTTGCGCTTTTCAAACCTTTTGCAATAGTTAATTCAGGAGAAATGGGGATCAAATCTACCACGGGTAAATACAGCCCTACTCCACTTGAACCAGGACTTCATTTTTTTATGCCAGTATTACAAAAAATTACTATAGTGGACACTAGAGTAAGACAAATTAATTACGCTTCCATTGAAGGCGTAAATGAAAATTTACAAATAGGTTCAGGTGTTGTAAATAAAAATAGTATCTCTGTACTTGATTCAAGAGGTTTGCCTGTATCTATTGATGTAACCGTTCAATATAGATTAAATCCTTTGCAGGTTCCTCAAACCATAGCTACTTGGGGGCTTAATTGGGAAAATAAAATCATTGATCCAGTGGTAAGAGATGTGGTAAGAAATGTTGTAGGTCAATATACCGCAGAAGAGCTTCCAACAAATCGTAATACTATAGCAGTACAAATTGATCAAGGCATTAGAAAAACTATAGAAAGCCAACCAAACGAACCTGCTGAGCTTCAAGCAGTTCAACTTAGAGAGATTATCTTGCCTATAAAAGTAAAAGAACAAATTGAAAGGGTGCAAATTGCTAAACAAGAAGCTGAAAGAACCAAATACGAAGTAGAAAGAGCCAATCAAGAAGCACTTAAAAAAGCAGCTTTAGCTGAAGGGGAGGCAAACGCAACCATCATTAGTGCTAAAGGTAGAGCAAGTGCAGTTAAAATAGAAGCTGATGCGCAAGCATACTCAAATAGAGAAATAGCAAAGAGTTTAAACAATCCTTTGCTTGATTTAAAACAAATCGAAACTCAAAAGCAGTTTAATGAAGCACTTAAGGTTAATAAAGACGCTAAAATTTTCTTAACACCTGGTGGAGCTGTACCAAATATTTGGGTTGATAGCAAAGATAGTAAAAGAACAAGCTCAGTAGCAAATTAA
- the dapB gene encoding 4-hydroxy-tetrahydrodipicolinate reductase — MINVGIHGSNGRMGVQIRLCLEDDEQAKASAFFDQGSNYEDFFNKCDVIIDFSTPKGCEDLLLYARSNPKPLVIGTTGLDAKQNELMQSASITMPILYATNMSLGVAILKKLSYLASEVLRDFDIEILEMHHNKKKDAPSGTAMTLAQNVAKARNLDLENVRVSGRDGIIGQRSKDEIAVMSLRGGDIVGSHRVGFYNEGEFIELNHTATSRATFAKGAIKCAKWLVSQENGLYDIDDCLGI, encoded by the coding sequence ATGATTAATGTTGGAATTCATGGAAGCAATGGACGTATGGGTGTTCAAATAAGACTTTGTTTAGAAGATGATGAACAGGCAAAGGCTAGTGCGTTTTTTGATCAAGGATCAAATTATGAAGATTTTTTTAATAAATGTGATGTAATTATTGATTTTTCTACCCCAAAGGGTTGTGAGGATTTGCTTTTATACGCAAGAAGTAATCCTAAACCTTTGGTAATAGGTACTACAGGTTTAGACGCTAAGCAAAATGAGTTAATGCAAAGTGCGAGCATTACCATGCCTATTCTTTATGCTACCAACATGTCTTTAGGTGTTGCGATTTTAAAAAAACTTTCTTATTTAGCAAGCGAAGTTTTGAGAGATTTTGATATAGAAATACTTGAAATGCACCATAATAAGAAAAAAGATGCCCCAAGTGGTACCGCAATGACTTTAGCGCAAAATGTTGCTAAGGCTAGAAATTTAGACTTAGAAAATGTTAGGGTAAGCGGTAGAGATGGGATTATTGGACAAAGAAGCAAAGATGAGATAGCGGTAATGAGTTTAAGAGGTGGTGATATAGTGGGTTCACATAGGGTTGGTTTTTATAATGAAGGTGAATTTATAGAGTTAAATCATACAGCCACTTCAAGAGCTACTTTTGCAAAAGGTGCAATAAAATGCGCAAAATGGCTAGTTTCGCAAGAAAATGGCTTATATGATATAGATGATTGTTTAGGAATTTAA
- the trxA gene encoding thioredoxin — protein sequence MGKYIDLTTENFAQAKEGVALVDFWAPWCGPCRMLAPVIDELANDFDGKAKICKVNTDEQGDLAAQFGVRSIPTIIFFKDGEVVDQLVGAQSKQALADKLNSLL from the coding sequence ATGGGAAAATATATAGATTTAACTACGGAAAATTTTGCACAAGCAAAAGAAGGTGTAGCTTTAGTAGATTTTTGGGCTCCATGGTGTGGACCTTGTAGAATGCTAGCTCCAGTAATTGATGAACTTGCAAATGATTTTGACGGTAAGGCTAAAATTTGTAAGGTAAACACAGATGAGCAAGGTGATTTGGCTGCGCAATTTGGTGTAAGATCTATCCCAACTATCATTTTCTTTAAAGATGGTGAGGTGGTTGATCAACTAGTTGGTGCTCAATCAAAACAAGCTTTAGCAGACAAATTAAACTCGCTTTTATAA
- a CDS encoding DUF2393 family protein: protein MGYFTFFHILIIFIMLVSTGLTWVLLYLKIQNKKYMIIFCIVSFILALILTISLLLTIDQYTKKASLSNFSTYRRLATESIIVKGRVTNDTNFKLSECFLELRIIDDNKKHEVSGEIFNQQNFDSIKRASQQQRDASYNISIAKNLPGHTYKDFSFEVALPPHFQSYKIFKQLKCK, encoded by the coding sequence ATGGGATATTTTACTTTTTTTCATATTCTAATCATTTTCATTATGCTAGTTTCTACAGGTTTAACTTGGGTTTTACTTTACTTAAAAATCCAAAATAAAAAATATATGATTATTTTTTGCATAGTAAGTTTCATACTTGCTTTAATTTTAACTATTTCATTACTGCTGACCATAGATCAATATACCAAAAAAGCAAGTTTAAGTAATTTTTCAACCTATAGACGCTTAGCAACAGAGAGTATTATTGTAAAAGGTAGAGTAACCAATGATACTAATTTCAAGCTTTCAGAGTGCTTTTTAGAACTTAGAATAATCGATGATAACAAAAAACATGAAGTAAGTGGTGAAATATTTAACCAACAAAATTTTGATAGCATCAAAAGAGCAAGCCAACAACAAAGAGATGCCTCATATAATATAAGTATTGCAAAAAATCTGCCAGGACATACTTATAAAGACTTTTCATTTGAGGTAGCGTTGCCACCCCATTTTCAAAGCTATAAAATATTTAAACAGTTAAAATGCAAATAA
- the purF gene encoding amidophosphoribosyltransferase: MCAVVGVINSKNASTVAYYALFAMQHRGQEASGISVSDGLNIKTHKAKGEVGQIFNTQILAGLKGEIAIGHNRYSTAGNSSLHDAQPVAATCSLGDISLVHNGNLINKEEVRKELIDNGAIFHSNMDTENVVHLIAKSKKETLKDRFIESLTQSKGAYCFMLASKNQLFVVRDPYGVRPLSLGRLKDGGYIVASETCAFDLIEAEFIRDVKPGEMLVFTQGSDEFESIQVFDETDPRICAFEYIYFARPDSIIEGKSVYEVRKKMGEALAKKFKEKVDFVVPVPDSGVSAAIGFAQYLKIPLEMAIVRNHYVGRTFIEPTQEMRNLKVKLKLNPMKKVLEGKDIVVIDDSVVRGTTSKKIIALLKQAGARKIHLAIACPEIKFPDIYGIDTPTFEELISANKSVEDVREYTGADSLTFLDINELVSSIGDERKYSLISFDGDYFIK; the protein is encoded by the coding sequence ATGTGTGCAGTAGTTGGAGTAATTAATTCAAAAAATGCAAGCACGGTAGCTTATTATGCTTTATTTGCTATGCAACACCGTGGACAAGAAGCAAGTGGGATTAGTGTAAGCGATGGTTTAAATATCAAAACTCATAAAGCTAAAGGTGAAGTAGGGCAAATTTTTAATACTCAAATTTTAGCAGGATTAAAAGGCGAGATAGCTATAGGGCATAATCGTTATTCTACTGCAGGAAATTCTTCTTTGCATGATGCGCAACCTGTTGCGGCTACTTGTTCTTTGGGCGATATTTCTTTAGTGCATAATGGAAATTTAATTAATAAAGAAGAAGTTAGAAAAGAATTGATTGATAATGGCGCTATTTTTCACTCAAATATGGACACAGAAAATGTAGTGCATTTGATAGCAAAAAGCAAAAAAGAAACTTTAAAAGATAGATTTATAGAAAGCTTGACTCAAAGCAAGGGAGCATATTGTTTTATGCTCGCTAGTAAAAATCAACTTTTTGTAGTAAGAGATCCTTATGGGGTTAGACCTTTGTCTTTGGGCAGATTAAAAGATGGTGGATATATTGTAGCGAGTGAAACTTGTGCTTTTGATTTGATAGAGGCTGAATTTATTCGCGATGTAAAACCAGGTGAGATGCTAGTTTTTACTCAAGGTAGCGATGAGTTTGAAAGTATTCAAGTCTTTGATGAGACAGATCCAAGAATTTGTGCATTTGAATATATTTATTTTGCTAGACCTGATAGTATTATAGAAGGTAAAAGTGTATATGAAGTGCGTAAAAAAATGGGTGAAGCCTTGGCTAAAAAATTTAAAGAAAAAGTGGATTTTGTAGTGCCCGTTCCAGATAGTGGTGTGAGTGCTGCTATAGGTTTTGCGCAATATTTAAAGATCCCACTTGAAATGGCAATAGTGAGAAATCATTATGTAGGCAGAACCTTTATAGAGCCAACTCAAGAAATGAGAAATTTGAAAGTAAAATTAAAACTCAATCCTATGAAAAAAGTTTTAGAGGGTAAAGATATAGTGGTGATTGATGATAGCGTGGTAAGAGGAACAACTTCTAAAAAAATTATCGCACTTTTAAAACAAGCAGGTGCAAGAAAAATCCATTTAGCTATAGCATGCCCAGAAATTAAATTTCCTGATATTTATGGTATAGACACTCCAACTTTTGAAGAGCTAATCTCAGCTAACAAAAGCGTTGAAGATGTTAGAGAATACACAGGTGCAGATAGTTTGACTTTTTTGGATATTAATGAGCTAGTTTCAAGTATAGGCGATGAAAGAAAATATTCTTTGATTAGTTTTGATGGGGATTATTTTATTAAATAA
- a CDS encoding YraN family protein → MALLQYLFGKKGEDLACEYLKTQGFEVLKRNFHSKFGEIDIIAKKDKILHFVEVKSTQGDYEVAYRLDNKKYNKIIKAIEYYFMKHKSDENYQIDLLCVYKDDIKLLENIGY, encoded by the coding sequence ATGGCTTTATTGCAGTATCTTTTTGGTAAAAAAGGAGAGGATTTAGCGTGCGAGTATTTAAAAACTCAAGGTTTTGAAGTTTTAAAAAGGAATTTTCATTCTAAATTTGGAGAAATCGATATCATTGCTAAAAAAGATAAAATTTTACATTTTGTTGAGGTTAAAAGTACGCAAGGAGATTATGAAGTAGCATATAGATTAGATAATAAAAAATACAATAAAATCATCAAAGCTATAGAGTATTACTTTATGAAACACAAAAGTGATGAGAATTACCAAATAGATTTACTTTGTGTATATAAAGATGATATAAAGCTTTTAGAGAATATTGGTTATTAA
- the ilvE gene encoding branched-chain-amino-acid transaminase has product MIRAKKIWMDGKIIDFDDAKIHVLTHSLHYANAVFEGTRAYKTQNGLAIFRLKEHTKRLLESAKITLINSPFSQEELENAQVELLRANDFQNNTYLRPLIFLGDGTMGVYHAKAPVRVAIAAWEWGAYLGEEGLEKGIKVKISSFARNSVKSSLGKAKASANYLNSQMAKYEAIEAGYEEALMLDEEGFVAEGTGECFFMVKDGKLITPPNDFSLKSITQDTVLKIAHDLGISVVRQRISRDEVYVADEAFFTGTAAEITPINNIDARIIGNGKRGELTTKLQNAYFDIVYGRNEKYASMLTYI; this is encoded by the coding sequence ATGATTAGGGCAAAAAAAATTTGGATGGATGGAAAAATCATTGATTTTGATGATGCGAAAATTCATGTTTTAACACATTCATTACATTATGCAAATGCAGTTTTTGAAGGAACAAGAGCTTATAAAACACAAAATGGTTTAGCAATTTTTAGATTAAAAGAACACACTAAAAGACTTTTAGAGTCTGCAAAAATCACTTTAATCAACTCACCTTTTTCTCAAGAAGAACTTGAAAATGCACAAGTTGAACTTTTAAGAGCAAATGATTTTCAAAATAACACTTATTTGCGTCCATTGATCTTTTTGGGTGATGGAACTATGGGAGTTTATCATGCTAAAGCTCCTGTTAGGGTAGCTATTGCTGCTTGGGAATGGGGTGCTTATTTGGGCGAAGAAGGCTTGGAAAAAGGTATTAAGGTTAAAATTTCTTCTTTTGCTAGAAATAGCGTAAAATCTAGCCTAGGTAAAGCCAAAGCAAGTGCAAATTACTTGAATTCTCAAATGGCTAAATATGAAGCTATAGAAGCAGGATATGAAGAAGCTTTAATGCTTGATGAAGAGGGTTTTGTAGCAGAAGGAACAGGAGAGTGTTTTTTTATGGTTAAAGATGGAAAATTAATCACACCACCAAATGATTTTTCATTAAAAAGTATCACTCAAGATACTGTTTTAAAAATTGCACATGATTTGGGCATAAGCGTAGTGCGCCAAAGGATTTCAAGAGATGAAGTTTATGTGGCTGATGAGGCATTTTTCACAGGAACTGCAGCAGAAATAACTCCGATAAATAATATTGATGCAAGAATTATAGGAAATGGAAAAAGAGGTGAGCTAACAACAAAGCTTCAAAATGCGTATTTTGATATAGTTTATGGACGCAATGAAAAATACGCTTCTATGTTAACTTATATTTAA
- a CDS encoding tautomerase family protein: MPIINIKLAKPEFSKAQKEELIADITELLHTKYNKPKQNIVIMLEDIEPYNIAFGGESVEKLRLKGKK; this comes from the coding sequence ATGCCTATTATTAATATCAAACTTGCTAAACCAGAATTTAGCAAAGCACAAAAAGAAGAGTTGATAGCAGATATTACAGAGCTTTTGCATACAAAATATAATAAGCCAAAGCAAAATATAGTCATAATGCTAGAAGATATTGAACCATATAATATTGCTTTTGGTGGTGAAAGTGTAGAAAAATTAAGATTGAAAGGTAAAAAATGA
- the trxB gene encoding thioredoxin-disulfide reductase, which yields MLDLAIIGGGPAGLSAGLYATRGGLKNVVMFEKGMPGGQITSSSEIENYPGVAQVLDGISFMAPWNEQCMRFGLKHEMVGVEQISKNTDGSFNIKLEGGKSEQAKAVIVCTGSTPRRAGFKGEDEFFGKGVSTCATCDGFFYKNKEVAVLGGGDTALEEALYLANICSKVYLVHRRNEFRAAPSTVEKVKNNEKIELITNAVVDEVCGDNMGVNKVKIAFNDGSKRELDVPGIFTFVGLNVRNEILKQDNGEFLCAMEEGGQVSVDLKMQTNIAGLFAAGDLRKDAPKQVICAAGDGAVAALSALAYIESLH from the coding sequence ATGTTGGATTTAGCTATTATAGGTGGTGGACCTGCGGGTTTAAGTGCAGGTTTATATGCTACTAGAGGTGGATTAAAAAATGTTGTGATGTTTGAAAAAGGCATGCCTGGCGGACAGATTACTTCAAGCTCAGAAATTGAAAATTATCCTGGAGTTGCTCAAGTTTTAGATGGAATTTCTTTTATGGCTCCTTGGAATGAGCAATGTATGCGTTTTGGTTTAAAACACGAAATGGTAGGCGTGGAGCAAATTAGCAAAAATACTGATGGAAGTTTTAATATAAAATTAGAAGGTGGAAAAAGCGAGCAAGCAAAAGCTGTGATTGTGTGTACGGGTTCTACTCCACGTCGTGCGGGTTTTAAAGGCGAGGATGAATTTTTTGGAAAAGGTGTGAGTACTTGTGCAACTTGTGATGGTTTTTTTTATAAAAATAAAGAAGTTGCTGTTTTAGGTGGGGGAGATACTGCTTTAGAAGAGGCGTTATATCTAGCTAATATTTGTTCAAAAGTATATTTAGTCCACAGAAGAAATGAGTTTAGAGCAGCACCTTCAACAGTTGAAAAAGTAAAAAATAATGAAAAAATAGAATTAATCACAAATGCGGTAGTTGATGAGGTTTGCGGTGATAATATGGGTGTTAATAAGGTAAAAATAGCATTTAATGATGGTTCTAAAAGAGAGCTTGATGTGCCTGGAATATTTACCTTTGTTGGACTAAATGTAAGAAATGAAATTTTAAAACAAGATAATGGTGAATTTTTATGTGCTATGGAAGAAGGTGGTCAAGTGAGTGTTGATCTTAAAATGCAAACTAATATAGCAGGATTATTTGCGGCAGGTGATTTAAGAAAAGATGCACCAAAACAAGTAATATGTGCAGCAGGTGATGGAGCGGTTGCGGCGCTTAGTGCTTTAGCTTATATTGAAAGTTTGCATTAA
- a CDS encoding DUF2393 family protein, which produces MNAQHIREQMIFYTTHLHLIDFLLMALVIFFFIITLFVALIIRNKPTFAFTVIFLGILCSASIAYLGYFLIDTKVRSRIASLDNAQFFVYDNSLSVDYSLTNTSKKSFKYCKLKVEVFKKSDDNSTFKNLIHTIKPLRSKSTIIEKTINPNQTINFKTKFSDFKEGQNFDIKIYSKCF; this is translated from the coding sequence ATGAATGCCCAGCATATCAGAGAACAAATGATTTTTTATACCACTCATTTGCACTTGATTGATTTTTTACTAATGGCCTTGGTTATATTTTTTTTCATTATCACTTTATTTGTTGCTTTAATTATTAGAAATAAACCTACTTTTGCTTTTACGGTTATTTTTTTAGGAATTTTATGCTCAGCTAGCATAGCATATTTAGGATATTTTTTAATTGATACCAAAGTCAGATCAAGAATAGCCAGTTTAGATAATGCTCAATTTTTTGTATACGATAACTCGCTCAGCGTTGATTATAGCTTAACAAATACTTCCAAAAAAAGTTTTAAGTATTGTAAATTAAAAGTAGAAGTCTTTAAAAAAAGTGATGACAATAGCACTTTTAAAAATTTAATACACACTATAAAACCTCTAAGAAGCAAATCTACCATTATAGAAAAAACAATAAATCCTAACCAAACCATTAATTTTAAAACCAAATTTTCCGATTTTAAAGAAGGTCAAAATTTTGACATTAAAATTTATTCAAAGTGTTTTTAA